One window of the Terriglobales bacterium genome contains the following:
- a CDS encoding lipid-binding SYLF domain-containing protein, whose product MKKLGIVSFVILCSLLLAAGCSHKPATAATPQGTDTQAAQVSDRVDMAANDLNALVNAPDSSIPAEIMSKAKCVAVIPDMVKGGFVFGGQHGRGLASCRNANGWSAPAPVALSGGSWGAQIGVQSADVVLVFMNDHALADLLSDKVKLGADASIAAGPVGRHAEAATDVAMKSEILSYSRTKGLFAGLTLNGAKVSQDMDTTAALYGRQVGFREILSGQVQTPAVAAKFTDAVRRDFSEAVAKE is encoded by the coding sequence ATGAAGAAACTGGGAATCGTAAGTTTTGTAATTTTGTGTTCTCTGCTGCTGGCAGCCGGGTGCAGCCACAAACCGGCAACAGCGGCTACGCCGCAGGGCACCGACACGCAGGCGGCGCAGGTCTCTGACCGCGTCGACATGGCGGCCAACGACCTGAACGCGCTGGTCAACGCGCCGGACAGCAGCATTCCCGCGGAAATCATGTCGAAAGCGAAATGTGTCGCCGTGATTCCTGACATGGTAAAGGGTGGGTTCGTGTTTGGCGGGCAGCATGGCCGAGGACTGGCAAGCTGCCGTAACGCTAACGGCTGGAGCGCGCCCGCTCCGGTGGCCTTGAGCGGCGGAAGCTGGGGAGCGCAGATCGGCGTGCAGTCTGCCGACGTGGTGCTGGTTTTCATGAATGACCACGCGCTGGCCGATTTGCTCAGCGACAAGGTGAAGTTGGGCGCGGATGCCTCCATCGCCGCCGGCCCGGTGGGACGCCATGCGGAAGCGGCCACCGACGTGGCAATGAAGTCGGAGATTCTTAGCTATTCCCGCACCAAGGGACTGTTCGCCGGCCTGACGCTCAACGGCGCCAAGGTCTCGCAGGACATGGATACCACGGCTGCGCTCTACGGGCGGCAGGTGGGGTTCCGGGAAATTCTGTCGGGACAAGTGCAAACGCCGGCGGTGGCAGCAAAGTTTACCGACGCCGTGCGCCGGGATTTCTCCGAGGCTGTCGCCAAGGAGTAA
- a CDS encoding PLP-dependent aspartate aminotransferase family protein codes for MANKISRGFSTTAIHAGQEPEPRTGAVSFPIFATSTYVQDELGKPRLGYEYARVTNPTRDRLQENLAALEGGSAARVFSSGMAAINAICTMMKSGDHVVCSDNVYGGVPRLFNQILANFGLEFTYVDTSDLRAVERAIRKNTRYVYVETPTNPLMTISDLAAISALAHRRRAEVIVDNTFMSPYFQRPIELGADMVVHSTTKFLNGHSDGLGGVVVCTTAEQAEQLAFIQKSAGAILSPFECWLVLRGVKTLAVRMRRHDENGRQIAAHLAQHRKVRAVFYPGLPNHPQHDLASHQMTGFGSMITFETGSLGNAKRLLKKSGGTLTLGESLGGVETLISHPATMTHAALGAKGRRAIGITDGMVRISVGIEDVDDIISDLETALRAI; via the coding sequence ATGGCCAACAAAATTTCCCGCGGCTTTTCCACCACCGCCATCCATGCCGGGCAGGAACCGGAGCCGCGCACCGGCGCTGTCTCCTTTCCCATTTTTGCGACCTCGACTTACGTCCAGGATGAGCTGGGCAAGCCGCGGCTCGGCTACGAGTACGCGCGCGTCACCAATCCCACGCGCGACCGCTTGCAGGAGAACCTCGCGGCGCTCGAGGGCGGCAGCGCGGCGCGCGTTTTTTCCAGCGGCATGGCTGCCATCAACGCCATCTGCACCATGATGAAGTCCGGCGACCACGTGGTCTGCTCCGACAATGTCTACGGCGGCGTACCGCGCCTGTTCAACCAGATCCTCGCCAACTTCGGGCTGGAATTTACCTACGTCGATACCTCCGACTTGCGCGCGGTCGAGCGCGCCATCCGGAAAAACACGCGTTACGTTTACGTCGAGACCCCGACCAACCCGCTCATGACGATCAGCGACCTGGCTGCCATCTCCGCCCTCGCGCATCGCCGCCGCGCCGAGGTCATCGTGGACAACACCTTCATGTCGCCATACTTTCAGCGCCCCATCGAACTGGGCGCCGACATGGTGGTCCACTCCACCACGAAATTCCTCAACGGGCACAGCGACGGGCTGGGCGGCGTTGTCGTCTGCACCACAGCGGAGCAGGCCGAGCAGCTCGCCTTCATTCAGAAATCGGCGGGAGCCATCCTGTCACCCTTCGAATGCTGGCTGGTATTGCGCGGCGTCAAGACGCTCGCCGTCCGCATGCGGCGCCACGACGAAAACGGCCGGCAGATCGCAGCGCACCTGGCGCAGCACCGCAAAGTCAGGGCTGTTTTTTATCCGGGGCTGCCAAATCACCCGCAGCACGATCTTGCAAGCCACCAGATGACCGGTTTCGGCTCCATGATCACGTTTGAAACTGGCTCTCTCGGCAATGCCAAGCGCCTGCTGAAAAAATCAGGTGGCACGCTTACGCTCGGTGAATCGCTGGGCGGCGTGGAGACCCTGATCTCGCATCCCGCCACCATGACGCACGCCGCGCTCGGGGCGAAGGGACGGCGCGCCATCGGCATTACCGACGGCATGGTCCGCATTTCTGTCGGAATCGAAGATGTGGACGACATCATCTCCGACCTGGAAACCGCGCTGCGCGCTATCTGA